From a region of the Candidatus Eisenbacteria bacterium genome:
- a CDS encoding FlgD immunoglobulin-like domain containing protein, translating into MHATPRVLVGPAVFAASMLCLAASVEAHNWGCWRQPNRTVYAYNTAVLNSQANAALSEWDTKTVLAVPRVNYHTEISVFDGYYGNTGWAGLASIESASGCNILHGHARVNRSYSYTSNGYRGIFCQEVGHLFGLDHSNDGGCMGGGYYYNINTYYTVVQHNINDIASKYSGVPLAPAAPEAIASEPSGAAVVPAAFGGTIPEGQTRAIAFWNERPNTLEEARALAEAVVSARVIEVRRGPDLVVPVPGLDDNVDRIPTQRVLFSVEKVLSGAMKGRVFELFQTGNDEFTVAEDPPYVSGERYVLFLTTKERGTYRVIAPEGRLKISSSGLAPSSTREFMSDLTGRTVEALAGDLAKPASSMPQDASGLQLRRNATPASGAAVSISYALPQASSVKLRIYDVQGRLVRTLVDGPQEGPRWYTLEWDGEDHAGRTVASGVFYARLETSAGMKTLSIAIVR; encoded by the coding sequence GTGCACGCTACCCCAAGAGTACTCGTCGGCCCCGCGGTGTTCGCCGCAAGCATGCTTTGCCTCGCCGCCTCGGTGGAGGCTCACAACTGGGGCTGTTGGAGGCAGCCCAACCGCACCGTCTACGCGTACAACACCGCGGTGCTCAACAGCCAGGCGAACGCGGCGCTCAGCGAGTGGGACACCAAGACCGTTCTGGCGGTGCCGCGCGTCAACTATCACACCGAGATCAGCGTCTTCGACGGGTACTACGGCAACACGGGCTGGGCGGGACTCGCCTCCATCGAGAGCGCGAGCGGCTGCAACATCCTCCACGGACACGCCCGCGTGAACCGTTCGTACAGCTACACGTCGAACGGGTACCGCGGCATCTTCTGTCAGGAGGTCGGCCATCTGTTCGGGCTCGACCACTCCAACGACGGCGGATGCATGGGCGGGGGATATTACTACAACATCAACACGTACTACACCGTCGTGCAGCACAACATCAACGACATCGCGAGCAAGTATTCGGGCGTGCCGCTGGCGCCCGCGGCCCCCGAGGCGATCGCCTCGGAGCCGTCCGGCGCGGCCGTCGTTCCGGCCGCGTTCGGCGGGACGATTCCCGAGGGCCAGACGCGCGCGATCGCGTTCTGGAACGAGCGGCCGAACACCCTCGAGGAGGCCAGGGCGCTCGCCGAAGCGGTCGTGAGCGCGCGGGTGATCGAGGTGCGTCGCGGACCCGACCTGGTGGTTCCGGTGCCCGGTCTCGACGACAACGTCGACCGCATTCCCACCCAGCGAGTCCTCTTCTCGGTGGAGAAGGTGCTCTCGGGAGCGATGAAGGGGCGCGTGTTCGAGCTGTTCCAGACCGGGAACGACGAGTTCACGGTCGCGGAGGATCCGCCGTACGTCTCCGGTGAGCGGTACGTGCTGTTCCTCACGACCAAGGAGCGCGGCACCTACCGGGTCATCGCGCCCGAGGGAAGGCTCAAGATCTCTTCCTCCGGTCTCGCGCCGTCCTCCACGCGGGAGTTCATGTCCGACCTCACGGGCCGGACGGTCGAGGCGCTTGCGGGCGATCTGGCGAAGCCTGCGTCCTCGATGCCGCAGGACGCGTCCGGTCTCCAGCTCCGCCGGAACGCAACCCCCGCTTCGGGGGCCGCGGTGTCCATCTCCTACGCGCTGCCCCAGGCTTCGTCGGTCAAGCTCCGGATCTACGACGTGCAGGGACGTCTCGTGAGGACGCTGGTCGATGGCCCTCAGGAAGGGCCGAGGTGGTACACCCTGGAATGGGACGGAGAGGATCATGCCGGCCGTACCGTCGCGAGCGGAGTGTTCTACGCCCGGCTGGAGACGTCCGCGGGCATGAAGACGCTCTCGATCGCGATCGTGCGGTAA